One stretch of Dyella jiangningensis DNA includes these proteins:
- a CDS encoding bifunctional (p)ppGpp synthetase/guanosine-3',5'-bis(diphosphate) 3'-pyrophosphohydrolase, with the protein MVQAALNASPGLAQWRERVGYVPPVLGDALDAGASLAVHQAELADALELLAMLGSDAQTQAAAVWFEVSRTDPALWAQREPLLPAELQRLVAGQLAAERVWALHAQHGADHGAEGLRRLLLAIIRDVRVVFILLARQLARMRVASSWPEAERQSLARLTRDIHAPLANRLGIWQLKWELEDLSFRYLQPETYKRIAKLLDERRVDREEFIRESLDVLHRALDAAGIRAELAGRPKHIYSIWKKMQRKSLEFSDLYDIRAVRVLVDSVADCYGALGVVHTLWPHLPGEFDDYIARPKGNDYRSLHTAVVGPRGKTLEVQIRTHEMHRINELGVAAHWRYKEGGAGDSEFEAKIAWMRQLLEPRQDSEGDLAADLHTELLEDRVYVLTPKGEVVDLPHGATVLDFAYHVHTEVGHRCRGAKVNGRIVPLTFQPSSGDRVEVLTAKIAEPSRDWLSPHHGYLHTSRAKDKVRAWFRRIAHDANVAAGRAIFEKEIKRLALPSADISKLPAHFHLKSHDELLVALALGEVAPGQIARVLQEAAAPPPPVTQSATAAPPRQATHGHSALSIEGVGNLLTTLARCCQPLPGDPVRGFVTKGRGVSVHRADCPSLARLARRDPDRVIEVEWGKAAARAYEVDIELRGYDRKGLQKDVTSVISNASVHIIASSSRVFTRTGEVEMRFTLRVRDFEQLSTLLDRLVALPNVVDARRVSVG; encoded by the coding sequence ATGGTCCAAGCCGCCCTCAACGCAAGCCCGGGTCTCGCCCAGTGGCGCGAACGCGTCGGCTACGTGCCGCCCGTGCTGGGCGACGCGTTGGATGCCGGCGCGTCCCTGGCGGTTCACCAGGCCGAGTTGGCCGACGCGCTGGAGCTGCTCGCCATGCTGGGTTCCGACGCGCAGACCCAGGCAGCGGCCGTGTGGTTCGAGGTGTCCCGCACCGATCCGGCATTGTGGGCGCAACGCGAGCCGCTATTGCCGGCCGAACTGCAGCGCCTGGTCGCCGGCCAGCTGGCCGCCGAACGGGTATGGGCGCTGCATGCACAGCATGGCGCCGATCACGGTGCGGAAGGCCTGCGCCGCCTGCTGCTGGCGATCATCCGCGACGTGCGCGTGGTGTTCATCCTGCTGGCGCGGCAGCTGGCCCGCATGCGCGTCGCCAGCAGCTGGCCGGAGGCCGAGCGCCAGTCGCTGGCGCGGCTCACCCGCGACATCCATGCGCCCCTCGCCAATCGTCTCGGTATCTGGCAGCTGAAGTGGGAGCTGGAAGACCTGAGCTTCCGCTACCTGCAGCCGGAGACCTACAAGCGCATCGCCAAATTGCTGGACGAGCGCCGCGTCGATCGCGAGGAGTTCATCCGCGAATCGCTCGACGTGCTGCATCGCGCGCTTGACGCGGCGGGCATTCGCGCGGAGCTGGCGGGTCGGCCGAAGCACATCTATTCGATCTGGAAGAAGATGCAGCGCAAGTCGCTGGAGTTCTCCGATCTCTATGACATCCGCGCCGTGCGCGTGCTGGTCGACAGCGTGGCCGACTGCTATGGCGCGCTCGGCGTCGTGCATACGCTGTGGCCGCACCTGCCGGGCGAGTTCGACGACTACATCGCCCGGCCCAAGGGCAACGATTACCGCTCGCTGCATACGGCCGTGGTCGGCCCGCGCGGCAAGACGCTGGAAGTGCAGATCCGCACGCACGAGATGCATCGCATCAACGAGCTGGGCGTGGCCGCGCACTGGCGCTACAAGGAAGGCGGCGCGGGCGACAGCGAGTTCGAGGCAAAGATCGCTTGGATGCGCCAGCTGCTTGAGCCGCGCCAGGACAGCGAAGGCGATCTTGCCGCCGACCTGCACACCGAGCTGCTGGAAGACCGCGTCTACGTGCTCACGCCCAAGGGCGAAGTGGTGGACCTGCCGCACGGTGCCACCGTGCTCGACTTCGCCTACCACGTGCATACGGAAGTGGGTCATCGCTGCCGCGGTGCCAAGGTCAACGGCCGCATCGTGCCGCTCACCTTCCAGCCCTCCAGCGGCGATCGCGTGGAAGTGCTCACCGCCAAAATTGCCGAGCCCAGCCGTGACTGGCTGTCGCCGCATCATGGCTACCTGCATACGTCGCGTGCGAAGGACAAGGTACGCGCGTGGTTCCGCCGCATCGCGCACGACGCCAACGTCGCCGCGGGCCGCGCGATCTTCGAAAAGGAGATCAAGCGCCTGGCCCTGCCTTCGGCCGACATCAGCAAGCTGCCGGCGCATTTCCACCTGAAGTCGCACGATGAGCTGCTCGTCGCGCTGGCGCTGGGCGAAGTCGCGCCCGGCCAGATCGCACGCGTGCTGCAGGAGGCCGCTGCGCCGCCGCCACCCGTGACGCAATCGGCAACCGCCGCGCCGCCCAGGCAGGCGACGCACGGTCACAGCGCGCTCAGCATCGAGGGCGTAGGCAATCTGCTGACCACGCTGGCGCGCTGCTGCCAGCCCTTGCCGGGTGATCCGGTGCGGGGTTTCGTCACCAAGGGGCGCGGCGTATCCGTTCATCGCGCGGATTGCCCCAGTCTGGCGCGCCTGGCGCGTCGCGATCCGGACCGCGTGATCGAAGTGGAGTGGGGCAAGGCCGCTGCGCGCGCGTACGAAGTGGACATCGAACTGCGAGGCTACGACCGCAAGGGCCTGCAGAAGGACGTCACCAGCGTCATCAGCAATGCCAGCGTGCACATCATCGCGTCGTCCAGTCGCGTATTCACGCGCACGGGCGAGGTGGAAATGCGCTTCACCCTGCGCGTTCGGGACTTCGAACAGCTGTCCACTCTGCTGGATCGCCTGGTAGCGCTGCCCAACGTGGTCGACGCGCGCCGCGTCAGCGTTGGCTGA
- a CDS encoding Dps family protein, with product MAISIGIAKKDREQIGGQLSKLLADTYSLYLKTHSFHWNITGPHFNSLHTMFETQYNELWLAADEIAERIRTLDVFAPGSYSQFGKLTSIKEEAGVPDWKDMVGQLVEGHEIAAHTAREAIKVADAAGDEGTVDMVTGRLKDHEKTAWMLRSLLK from the coding sequence ATGGCCATTTCCATCGGCATCGCCAAGAAGGACCGGGAACAGATCGGCGGGCAGCTGTCCAAGCTGCTTGCGGACACCTATTCGCTCTACCTCAAGACCCACAGCTTCCACTGGAACATCACCGGCCCGCACTTCAACAGCCTGCACACGATGTTCGAGACCCAGTACAACGAGCTGTGGCTGGCCGCCGACGAGATCGCCGAGCGCATCCGCACCCTGGACGTGTTCGCCCCCGGCTCCTACAGCCAGTTCGGCAAGCTCACCTCCATCAAGGAGGAAGCCGGCGTACCGGACTGGAAGGACATGGTCGGCCAGCTGGTCGAAGGCCACGAGATCGCCGCCCACACGGCCCGCGAAGCCATCAAGGTGGCCGATGCCGCCGGCGATGAAGGTACGGTCGACATGGTCACCGGGCGCCTGAAGGATCACGAAAAGACCGCGTGGATGCTGCGCTCGCTGCTGAAGTAA
- a CDS encoding helix-turn-helix transcriptional regulator has product MPTPAGAHAALLPQLLDQLLIGVILADDQARPCYINRAARELLARHDGLEDSPAGLTAATVAQTRRLRHTVALLAAQDIDAPASAVRYLGLRRRAAHAAPLLVRLTALPGPPRGVAIFVTAPEHFQPVPREALTVAFGLTPREAALAGLLADGHELRDCARLLAMGEGTARNHLKHVFEKTVKHSQATLVATLCRMAGPCQ; this is encoded by the coding sequence GTGCCGACACCTGCCGGCGCGCATGCGGCTCTGTTGCCGCAGTTGCTCGACCAGTTGCTGATCGGGGTGATACTCGCCGACGACCAGGCCCGGCCCTGCTACATCAACCGCGCCGCACGCGAGCTGCTGGCCCGGCACGACGGGCTGGAAGACAGCCCCGCGGGGCTCACGGCCGCAACGGTTGCCCAAACCCGTCGCCTGAGGCACACCGTGGCGCTGCTGGCCGCGCAGGACATCGATGCGCCAGCCAGCGCCGTTCGCTATCTGGGCCTGCGCCGGCGAGCTGCGCACGCTGCGCCCCTGCTCGTGCGATTGACCGCTCTGCCCGGTCCGCCGCGCGGCGTGGCGATCTTCGTCACGGCACCTGAACATTTTCAGCCCGTGCCCCGCGAAGCGCTGACGGTGGCGTTCGGCCTCACGCCGCGCGAAGCCGCCCTGGCCGGCCTGCTTGCCGACGGCCATGAGCTGCGAGATTGCGCCCGCCTGCTCGCCATGGGCGAAGGCACCGCACGCAACCACCTCAAGCATGTCTTTGAAAAGACCGTCAAGCACAGCCAGGCCACGCTGGTCGCCACGCTGTGCCGCATGGCCGGCCCGTGCCAATGA
- a CDS encoding glycosyltransferase family 2 protein has product MSATATTQDSRHPFLAAILLALIVAAMNIGLWWWSNLPHGPEDWKGPIGGFALSAFQRYQNPLKNDFPSDEEINNDLKLLKQYTPRIRTYSTLQNPQVYRLADKQGLQVMAGAWIDRRLDNNEKEIETLIAQARRYPNSINRVIVGNEVLFRNDIPPEQLMAYVDRVRAALHQPVSIAEPWHIWAKYPELAEHVDFITVHLFPYWNGIDRKDAIQDALGSYRTLKQMFPNKLIVIGEIGWPSNGDRYKYADPSVSNEAIFLRQWFNVAKQNNIDYYVMEAFDQPWKEKLSGRTEAYWGMFNADRQLKFPFTGPVTEDTAWPWKALAASLLALLPMIWFARHYSRFKLMGRFFFCALIQLACGLITWSATLPFNFYLSWIDWTMLVLLFPAQIAILAILLINGFEFTEVLWRRGWVRHAGLLTPDPVEKQPFVSIHLACYNEPPEMVIITLDSLAALQYENYEVLVIDNNTKDPAIWKPVQDYCEKLGTKFRFFHLEPWPGFKAGALNFGLKETDPRADVVAVIDADYVVREDWLSTLTGYFHDPKVAVVQCPQAHRDFEHNRFRRMTAWEYDGFFRIGMHHRNERNAIIQHGTMTMVRRSALEGTGGWSEWTICEDAELGLRLMHAGYELVYVDELMGKGLTPADFKAYKSQRYRWAFGAMQILKGRWNWMTKKGPLSSGQRFHFLTGWFSWFADALHLIFTMMAIFWTAGMVAFPTIFSLPMQLFLIPVIGFFFAKAIFGIVLYRARVPCSWYDTLMASLASMGLSHAIARGILHGLTREKTSFVVTAKSRRLGGSNFAAFAPVREELLMAIALTACVIGMALSFGTQYVEGQLWMFILAAQSIPYVSAVVGAWIAHKAGDKAG; this is encoded by the coding sequence TTGAGCGCGACAGCAACCACCCAGGATAGCCGGCATCCGTTCCTAGCAGCCATCCTGCTCGCCCTGATCGTGGCGGCCATGAACATCGGCCTGTGGTGGTGGAGCAACCTGCCCCATGGCCCCGAGGACTGGAAAGGTCCCATCGGCGGCTTTGCGCTGTCCGCCTTCCAGCGCTACCAGAACCCGCTGAAGAACGATTTCCCGTCCGACGAGGAAATCAACAACGACCTGAAGCTGCTCAAGCAGTACACGCCGCGCATCCGCACCTACTCCACGCTGCAGAACCCGCAGGTGTATCGCCTGGCCGACAAGCAGGGCCTGCAGGTGATGGCCGGCGCGTGGATCGATCGCCGCCTCGACAACAACGAGAAGGAGATCGAGACGCTGATCGCGCAGGCGCGTCGCTACCCGAACTCGATCAACCGAGTGATCGTCGGCAACGAAGTGCTGTTCCGCAACGACATCCCGCCCGAGCAGCTGATGGCGTACGTGGACCGCGTGCGTGCCGCGCTGCATCAGCCGGTGTCCATCGCCGAGCCCTGGCACATCTGGGCGAAGTATCCGGAGCTCGCCGAGCACGTCGACTTCATCACCGTGCATCTGTTTCCGTACTGGAACGGCATCGACCGCAAGGACGCCATCCAGGACGCGCTGGGCAGCTATCGCACGCTCAAGCAGATGTTCCCGAACAAGCTCATCGTCATCGGCGAGATCGGCTGGCCGTCCAACGGTGATCGCTACAAGTACGCCGACCCGTCGGTGTCGAACGAGGCGATCTTCCTGCGCCAGTGGTTCAACGTCGCCAAGCAGAACAACATCGACTACTACGTGATGGAGGCGTTCGACCAGCCCTGGAAGGAAAAGCTGTCGGGTCGCACCGAAGCCTACTGGGGCATGTTCAACGCCGATCGCCAGCTGAAGTTCCCGTTCACCGGCCCGGTGACCGAAGACACCGCGTGGCCGTGGAAGGCGCTGGCTGCCAGCTTGCTGGCGCTGCTGCCGATGATCTGGTTCGCACGCCACTACAGCCGCTTCAAGCTGATGGGCCGCTTCTTCTTCTGCGCGCTGATCCAGCTCGCCTGCGGCCTGATCACCTGGTCGGCCACGCTGCCTTTCAACTTCTACCTGAGCTGGATCGACTGGACCATGCTGGTGCTGCTGTTCCCGGCCCAGATCGCGATCCTCGCCATCCTGCTCATCAACGGCTTCGAGTTCACCGAGGTGCTGTGGCGCCGCGGCTGGGTGCGCCATGCGGGCCTGCTCACGCCTGATCCGGTGGAGAAGCAGCCGTTCGTGTCGATCCACCTGGCCTGCTACAACGAGCCGCCGGAGATGGTGATCATCACCCTCGACTCCCTGGCCGCGCTGCAGTACGAGAACTACGAAGTCCTGGTGATCGACAACAACACCAAGGACCCGGCGATCTGGAAGCCGGTGCAGGACTACTGCGAGAAGCTGGGCACGAAGTTCCGCTTCTTCCACCTGGAGCCGTGGCCGGGCTTCAAGGCCGGTGCACTCAACTTCGGCCTGAAGGAAACCGACCCGCGCGCCGACGTGGTGGCGGTGATCGACGCCGACTACGTGGTGCGCGAAGACTGGCTGTCCACGCTCACCGGCTACTTCCACGACCCGAAGGTGGCGGTGGTGCAGTGTCCGCAGGCGCATCGCGACTTCGAGCACAACCGCTTCCGCCGCATGACCGCATGGGAGTACGACGGCTTCTTCCGCATCGGCATGCACCACCGCAACGAGCGCAACGCCATCATCCAGCACGGCACCATGACCATGGTGCGCCGCTCGGCGCTGGAAGGTACCGGCGGCTGGTCCGAATGGACCATCTGCGAAGACGCCGAGCTCGGCCTGCGCCTGATGCACGCCGGCTATGAACTCGTGTACGTCGACGAGCTGATGGGCAAGGGCCTCACCCCGGCCGACTTCAAGGCATACAAGAGCCAGCGCTATCGCTGGGCGTTCGGCGCCATGCAGATCCTCAAGGGTCGCTGGAACTGGATGACCAAGAAGGGCCCGCTCTCCAGCGGCCAGCGCTTCCACTTCCTCACCGGCTGGTTCAGCTGGTTCGCCGATGCATTGCACCTGATCTTCACCATGATGGCGATCTTCTGGACCGCGGGCATGGTGGCGTTCCCGACCATCTTCAGCCTGCCGATGCAGCTGTTCCTGATCCCGGTGATCGGCTTCTTCTTTGCCAAGGCGATCTTCGGCATCGTGCTTTATCGCGCACGCGTCCCATGCAGCTGGTACGACACGCTGATGGCGTCGCTGGCCAGCATGGGCCTGTCGCACGCCATCGCACGCGGCATCCTGCACGGCCTCACGCGCGAGAAGACCTCGTTCGTGGTGACCGCCAAGAGCCGTCGCCTCGGCGGCAGCAACTTCGCTGCGTTCGCGCCGGTGCGCGAGGAGCTGCTGATGGCGATCGCGCTGACGGCCTGCGTGATCGGCATGGCGCTGAGCTTCGGCACGCAGTACGTCGAGGGCCAGTTGTGGATGTTCATCCTCGCGGCGCAGTCGATTCCGTACGTTTCCGCCGTGGTGGGCGCATGGATTGCGCACAAGGCGGGCGACAAGGCCGGTTGA
- the hrpA gene encoding ATP-dependent RNA helicase HrpA: MTQATTPSQSADPRLRDLRKALDTVSSRDVGRLQGRWRELSRRFDEKKLAALASDIEASATKRRARAEAKPAITLDESLPITARADEIVELIRKHQIVVIAGETGSGKTTQLPKLCLAAGRGEAGMIGCTQPRRLAARSVARRVAEELGTGLGDQVGFQVRFTDQVSDRTLVKFMTDGILLAETQGDPWLSAYDTIIIDEAHERSLNIDFLLGYLKRLAVKRPTLKIIVTSATIDTERFAEHFGNAPIVSVEGRTYPVEVRWRSVDEVAARRGQRAGDLQQGGADHVAAVLDEITHDDPRGDVLIFLPGEREIRDAHLLLSRRQYRETEVLPLYARLSAGDQDRVFKPGPKRRVVLATNVAETSLTVPRIRYVIDSGQARVKRYSQRSQLERLHVEPISKAAADQRKGRCGRVGPGTCYRLYDEADYESRAAYTDPELLRSSLANVILRMLSLQLGEVDEFPFLEAPDPRVVADGYRRLAEISAIDDARRLTPMGRVMAKLPIDVQLARMLVEAEKLHSLRELLVVVSFLSIQDPRERPADARQQADAAHAAFADPKSDVVGVLNLWRDYGKAHEDLTQSKLRDWCSRHFLSFMRMREWRELHRQLLLVVQELGWKLDASTPSPLRGEGRGEGAISPQAGKGRGVAVSNKRNRQDTREHPPLTPALAPEGRGGEDEATRQYESIHRSLLAGLPTQVGHKDEKGIYRSTRERRFQVFPGSSLSKVPPNWIFAAQILDVGGRVWGMMCARVEPLWIEQQAAHLLRSAWRDPHWSRKRGHVVAYEQVSLFGLTLVERRPGTFQKQDPVLAHEIFLREALTRGDIDARADFIRANQRVLEDARGIEAKQRREGLLRSEDELVGFFEGKLPGDIADSRALDAWYRKARPAEQAALRWSLDDVMSGGAGLDPKAFPSSLDVGPQKYRLEYRFVPGDDADGVTLHLPLAMLNALPAARCEWLVPGLLAEKVAELIRGLPKALRRNFVPAPDFARAFVEAEAPRDESLHKALAAFLKRATGVDIAATDFDAVELPAHFRMRYRLHDENGKTLATGRDLAAMRGQWEGRAREAFSRKTDIELTREDIASWDFEEIPAQVRSAGGLLAFPALVDLGDAVALRVFERSDEAREAHVLGVVRLLRNALASDMKQARRRLPIANPLALKYAPLGGVDGLREDLVEGGFTDLLEPHDLNARTAGAFQSLHTLMARELFGAAVERLKLAEPIIEAQADLKPWLQPPLMGFARASYDDLREQLESLLTAGFLRELPTSRLAHYPRYLKAMRLRAERLRQDPAKDQQRMLQVLPFWRDYLKHRAAGTDALDELRWLIEEWRVSLFAQELKTAEPVSAKRLTRALEALA; encoded by the coding sequence ATGACACAGGCAACCACACCTTCCCAGAGTGCCGATCCGCGGCTGCGCGACCTGCGCAAGGCGCTGGACACGGTATCCAGCCGCGATGTCGGCCGCCTGCAGGGCCGCTGGCGCGAACTGTCGCGCCGCTTCGACGAAAAGAAGCTGGCGGCGCTCGCCAGCGATATCGAGGCGTCCGCGACCAAGCGCCGCGCCCGCGCCGAGGCCAAGCCGGCGATCACGCTGGACGAGTCGCTGCCCATCACGGCACGCGCCGACGAGATCGTCGAGCTGATCCGCAAGCACCAGATCGTGGTGATCGCCGGCGAGACCGGTTCGGGCAAGACCACCCAACTGCCCAAGCTTTGCCTGGCCGCAGGACGAGGCGAAGCGGGCATGATCGGCTGCACCCAGCCGCGCCGCCTGGCCGCTCGTTCGGTGGCGCGCCGCGTGGCCGAAGAGCTGGGCACCGGCCTGGGCGACCAGGTGGGTTTCCAGGTGCGTTTCACCGATCAGGTGTCCGACCGCACCCTGGTCAAGTTCATGACCGACGGCATCCTGCTCGCGGAAACGCAGGGCGATCCGTGGCTGAGCGCGTACGACACCATCATCATCGACGAGGCGCACGAGCGCAGCCTCAACATCGACTTCCTGCTGGGCTATCTCAAGCGGCTGGCGGTGAAGCGTCCGACGCTGAAGATCATCGTCACCTCGGCCACCATCGATACCGAGCGTTTCGCCGAGCATTTCGGCAACGCGCCCATCGTGTCGGTGGAAGGGCGTACCTATCCGGTCGAAGTGCGCTGGCGTTCGGTGGACGAGGTGGCGGCGCGCCGCGGCCAGCGTGCGGGCGACCTGCAGCAGGGGGGCGCCGATCATGTGGCCGCCGTGCTGGACGAAATCACCCACGACGACCCGCGTGGCGACGTGCTGATCTTCCTGCCGGGCGAACGCGAGATCCGCGACGCTCATCTGCTGCTGTCGCGCCGCCAGTACCGCGAGACGGAAGTGCTGCCGCTGTATGCGCGCCTTTCCGCCGGCGACCAGGACCGCGTGTTCAAGCCGGGGCCGAAGCGCCGCGTGGTGCTCGCCACCAACGTGGCCGAAACCTCGCTCACCGTGCCGCGCATCCGTTACGTGATCGATTCGGGCCAGGCGCGCGTCAAGCGCTACAGCCAACGCAGCCAGCTTGAGCGCCTGCATGTCGAGCCGATCTCCAAGGCTGCTGCCGACCAGCGCAAAGGCCGCTGCGGCCGTGTGGGTCCAGGCACCTGCTATCGCCTCTACGACGAGGCTGACTACGAGAGCCGTGCGGCCTACACCGATCCGGAGCTGCTGCGCTCGTCGTTGGCCAACGTGATCCTGCGCATGCTGTCGCTGCAGCTGGGTGAAGTGGACGAATTCCCTTTCCTCGAAGCGCCCGATCCGCGCGTGGTGGCCGATGGCTATCGGCGCCTGGCCGAAATCTCGGCCATCGACGACGCCCGTCGCCTCACCCCGATGGGCCGCGTGATGGCGAAGTTGCCGATCGACGTGCAACTGGCGCGCATGCTGGTGGAAGCGGAGAAGCTGCACAGCCTGCGCGAGCTGCTGGTGGTCGTGTCCTTCCTCAGCATCCAGGACCCGCGCGAGCGCCCCGCCGATGCGCGCCAGCAGGCCGATGCGGCGCATGCGGCGTTCGCCGATCCCAAGTCCGATGTCGTCGGCGTGCTGAACCTGTGGCGTGACTACGGCAAGGCACACGAAGACCTCACGCAATCGAAGCTGCGCGACTGGTGCTCGCGCCACTTCCTCAGCTTCATGCGCATGCGCGAATGGCGCGAGCTGCATCGACAGCTCTTGCTGGTAGTGCAGGAGCTGGGCTGGAAGCTGGACGCTTCGACTCCCTCTCCCCTGCGGGGAGAGGGCCGGGGTGAGGGGGCAATCTCGCCTCAGGCGGGAAAAGGGCGAGGTGTTGCTGTTTCCAACAAGCGGAATAGGCAAGACACCCGCGAGCACCCACCCCTCACCCCGGCCCTCGCCCCCGAGGGGAGAGGGGGTGAAGACGAAGCCACCCGCCAATACGAATCCATCCACCGCAGCCTCCTCGCCGGCCTGCCCACGCAGGTGGGACACAAGGACGAAAAGGGCATCTACCGCAGCACGCGCGAGCGTCGCTTCCAGGTGTTTCCGGGCTCATCGCTGTCGAAAGTGCCACCGAACTGGATCTTCGCCGCGCAGATCCTCGATGTCGGTGGCCGCGTGTGGGGCATGATGTGCGCGCGCGTCGAACCGCTGTGGATCGAGCAGCAGGCAGCGCATTTGCTGCGTTCGGCGTGGCGTGATCCGCACTGGTCGCGCAAGCGTGGCCATGTGGTGGCATACGAGCAGGTAAGCCTGTTCGGATTGACGCTGGTGGAGCGGCGCCCAGGCACGTTCCAGAAGCAGGATCCGGTGCTCGCGCACGAGATCTTCCTGCGAGAAGCGCTGACCCGCGGCGATATCGACGCCCGCGCCGACTTCATCCGCGCCAACCAGCGTGTGCTGGAGGATGCGCGCGGCATCGAAGCCAAGCAGCGTCGCGAAGGCCTGCTGCGTTCCGAGGATGAACTGGTCGGCTTCTTCGAAGGCAAGCTGCCTGGCGACATCGCGGACAGCCGTGCACTGGACGCGTGGTACCGCAAGGCGCGTCCCGCGGAGCAGGCGGCGCTGCGTTGGTCGCTGGACGATGTGATGAGCGGTGGCGCCGGGCTCGATCCCAAGGCGTTCCCGTCGTCGTTGGATGTTGGGCCGCAGAAATACCGCCTCGAATACCGCTTCGTGCCGGGCGACGATGCCGACGGCGTGACCTTGCACCTGCCGCTGGCGATGTTGAATGCCTTGCCTGCCGCGCGTTGCGAATGGCTGGTGCCTGGGTTGCTGGCGGAGAAAGTGGCGGAGCTGATCCGTGGTTTGCCCAAGGCGTTGCGCCGCAACTTCGTGCCGGCGCCGGACTTTGCGCGTGCCTTCGTCGAGGCCGAGGCACCGCGCGACGAGTCTTTGCACAAGGCGCTCGCCGCGTTCCTCAAGCGTGCGACAGGCGTGGACATCGCGGCGACGGATTTCGACGCCGTGGAACTGCCCGCGCATTTCCGCATGCGTTATCGCCTGCACGACGAGAACGGCAAGACGCTCGCCACGGGGCGCGATCTCGCGGCGATGCGAGGCCAATGGGAGGGGCGGGCGCGCGAAGCGTTTTCGCGCAAGACCGACATCGAACTCACGCGCGAAGACATCGCCAGCTGGGATTTCGAAGAGATCCCGGCACAGGTGCGTTCGGCGGGCGGCCTGCTCGCGTTCCCCGCCCTGGTCGATCTGGGCGACGCGGTGGCGTTGCGCGTGTTCGAGCGCAGCGACGAAGCACGTGAGGCACACGTGCTTGGCGTGGTTCGCCTGCTACGCAACGCGCTCGCCAGCGACATGAAGCAGGCACGCCGCCGGTTGCCCATCGCCAATCCGCTCGCCTTGAAATATGCCCCGCTGGGCGGTGTCGATGGCTTGCGCGAAGACCTGGTGGAAGGCGGTTTTACCGACCTCCTGGAGCCTCACGATCTCAACGCGAGAACGGCCGGTGCGTTCCAGTCGCTGCATACCCTGATGGCGCGCGAGCTGTTTGGTGCAGCGGTCGAACGCCTCAAGCTGGCCGAGCCGATCATCGAGGCGCAGGCCGACCTCAAGCCGTGGCTGCAACCGCCGTTGATGGGTTTTGCCCGCGCCAGCTACGACGACCTGCGCGAACAGCTCGAATCCTTGCTGACGGCAGGTTTCCTGCGGGAGCTGCCCACCTCGCGGCTGGCGCACTATCCGCGCTATTTGAAAGCGATGCGTCTGCGCGCGGAGCGCCTGCGCCAGGACCCGGCCAAGGACCAGCAGCGCATGCTGCAGGTGCTGCCGTTCTGGCGCGATTACCTCAAGCATCGCGCGGCAGGCACCGATGCGTTGGACGAATTGCGCTGGCTGATCGAGGAATGGCGCGTGTCGCTGTTCGCGCAGGAACTGAAGACGGCCGAACCGGTGTCGGCCAAGCGGCTCACGCGGGCGCTGGAGGCGCTCGCGTGA
- a CDS encoding class I SAM-dependent methyltransferase has product MAIDEQRLHAFLGKAVGDLGAAISATLIQIGDELGFYKALAAERLTSAELAERTGTHERYAREWLGNQAAGGYVDFDEATGRYGLNEEQALCLADPHGPVDLAGAYSIVEAMFHAKERTLEHFRNGQGMEWGEHHPCLFHGTERFFRAGYNANLIGAWLPALEGVVDKLRGGGRAADVGCGHGASTILMAQSFPNAQFVGYDYHGPSIEVARQRAEAAGVTNASFEVADATGYEGKDFDLIAFFDCLHDMGDPVGVARHARQALKADGNCMIVEPFAGDRVQDNLNPVGRVYFGASAQICVPVSLARHGPALGAQAGEARLRQVVVDGGGFQRFRRAAETPFNIVLEARP; this is encoded by the coding sequence ATGGCCATCGACGAGCAACGACTTCATGCATTCCTAGGAAAGGCGGTGGGCGACCTGGGCGCCGCCATCAGCGCCACCCTGATCCAGATCGGCGACGAACTGGGTTTCTACAAGGCGCTTGCCGCCGAACGGCTGACGTCTGCCGAGCTTGCCGAGCGGACCGGCACGCACGAGCGCTATGCGCGCGAGTGGCTGGGCAACCAGGCGGCGGGCGGCTACGTGGACTTCGACGAAGCCACCGGGCGCTATGGCCTGAACGAGGAACAGGCGCTGTGCCTGGCCGACCCGCATGGCCCGGTGGACCTCGCGGGCGCGTATTCGATCGTCGAAGCGATGTTCCATGCCAAGGAACGGACGCTGGAGCACTTCCGCAATGGTCAGGGCATGGAGTGGGGAGAGCATCATCCCTGCCTGTTCCATGGCACGGAGCGGTTCTTCCGCGCGGGCTACAACGCAAACCTGATCGGCGCGTGGCTGCCGGCGCTGGAAGGCGTGGTCGACAAGCTGCGTGGCGGAGGGCGGGCGGCCGACGTGGGTTGCGGCCACGGGGCCAGCACGATCCTGATGGCCCAGTCGTTCCCCAACGCCCAATTCGTCGGCTACGACTATCACGGGCCTTCCATCGAGGTGGCTCGCCAGCGCGCCGAGGCGGCGGGCGTCACCAATGCATCGTTCGAAGTGGCCGATGCCACGGGCTACGAAGGCAAAGACTTCGACCTGATCGCCTTCTTCGATTGCCTGCACGACATGGGCGATCCGGTTGGCGTCGCCAGGCACGCGCGGCAGGCCCTGAAGGCCGACGGCAACTGCATGATCGTCGAGCCTTTCGCGGGCGACCGCGTGCAGGACAACCTGAACCCGGTCGGACGGGTCTACTTCGGCGCCTCGGCGCAGATCTGCGTGCCGGTCTCGCTGGCTCGCCACGGGCCCGCGCTGGGCGCGCAGGCCGGTGAGGCGAGGCTGCGCCAAGTGGTGGTGGACGGCGGAGGCTTCCAGCGCTTCCGGCGCGCGGCGGAGACGCCGTTCAACATCGTGCTGGAGGCAAGGCCCTGA